A single Candidatus Thalassolituus haligoni DNA region contains:
- a CDS encoding non-heme iron oxygenase ferredoxin subunit: MKQIFLCQVGELPDNAVRKVDNAEHGDIAVYNLGGQFYATADLCSHATASLAAGDIEDDLIVCPVHWGTFHIPTGEARGFPCEINIKTYPVKQEGDALYALIETTEQQPDVIAKG; this comes from the coding sequence ATGAAACAGATTTTTCTTTGCCAGGTCGGTGAGCTGCCCGACAACGCAGTCCGCAAGGTCGATAACGCGGAACACGGCGATATCGCCGTGTACAACCTCGGCGGCCAGTTTTACGCCACGGCGGACTTATGCAGCCATGCTACGGCGTCGCTGGCGGCAGGCGATATTGAAGATGACCTGATTGTGTGCCCGGTGCACTGGGGCACGTTCCATATTCCGACTGGCGAGGCTCGCGGGTTTCCTTGCGAAATCAACATCAAAACCTATCCGGTCAAACAGGAGGGCGATGCCTTGTACGCCCTTATTGAAACAACTGAACAGCAACCTGACGTAATAGCGAAAGGCTGA
- a CDS encoding NAD(P)H-dependent flavin oxidoreductase, with amino-acid sequence MNLFDNESTGLRLPLIVAPMFLVSSPELVIAASQNGVVGSLPAANARTVEALDAWMGQIHEQLSPRQLPWLFNMIVHKTYDRFEAEVELVKRYQPAIVSTALGSPARILDTVKSYGGKVIADVITPAMARKAAAAGVDALILVTNGAGGHTGTYNPLAFIAEVRQFWDGPLGIAGCISSGRDLLAMRVAGADFVLSGTRFIGARESLVAEGYRDMLVAAVMDDVIETKAVSGVKANWMRQSLEQAGIDPASENKAGIDFSGNISTANKAWKDVWSAGHGVGNIRAKETTAEIVNSLVAEFDTAVAETRQLLASFS; translated from the coding sequence ATGAATCTGTTTGATAACGAATCCACCGGGCTGCGACTGCCATTAATTGTCGCGCCGATGTTTCTGGTGTCGTCGCCAGAATTGGTAATAGCGGCTTCGCAGAACGGCGTTGTTGGCAGCTTGCCAGCCGCTAACGCCCGTACCGTTGAGGCGCTTGATGCCTGGATGGGTCAAATTCACGAACAGCTTAGCCCGCGTCAGTTGCCCTGGCTGTTTAACATGATTGTGCACAAGACCTACGACCGTTTTGAGGCCGAGGTGGAGCTGGTCAAACGTTATCAGCCTGCCATTGTTTCGACGGCGCTGGGGTCTCCGGCACGGATTCTGGATACGGTGAAATCCTACGGCGGCAAGGTGATTGCCGACGTGATTACCCCGGCCATGGCGCGCAAGGCTGCTGCCGCAGGGGTGGATGCTTTGATCCTGGTGACCAATGGCGCGGGTGGCCACACCGGTACCTATAACCCGTTAGCCTTTATTGCCGAAGTGCGTCAGTTCTGGGATGGCCCGCTGGGCATAGCCGGTTGTATCTCCAGCGGTCGCGACTTGCTGGCCATGCGGGTAGCAGGTGCTGATTTTGTTTTGTCCGGTACTCGCTTTATTGGTGCCCGCGAAAGTCTGGTGGCAGAAGGCTACCGCGACATGCTGGTAGCGGCGGTGATGGATGACGTCATCGAAACCAAAGCCGTCAGTGGCGTCAAGGCCAACTGGATGCGCCAGAGCCTGGAACAAGCGGGTATTGATCCGGCGTCTGAAAACAAGGCCGGTATTGATTTCTCCGGCAATATTTCCACTGCCAATAAAGCCTGGAAAGACGTCTGGTCGGCTGGCCATGGGGTCGGGAATATCCGCGCCAAAGAAACCACCGCCGAGATTGTGAATAGCCTGGTGGCCGAGTTTGATACCGCCGTAGCAGAAACTCGCCAGTTACTGGCGTCGTTTTCCTGA
- a CDS encoding helix-turn-helix domain-containing protein, with the protein MASLNPGAEIETTCEHWGVQMHSTRALPVPVPRVLRREFGGHVNPSVNHELESKLTAWITGKWTAFDSSAHVSELQCKTLRGREYLQLVCHKSIAVHGRVLPGELLLVICQSGGISDGDEYLGAGCMRAIPAGRPVSLWCHEQARVQLLRIPEAKLMRTVLGFGMYWRGGRYQPGDAIVSSEHAGCLAALVDDVFRLQRYQFQEEAIDDYVRLCDFLVLQGWPGKMTSFHLHRSIQHPMLRLARDWLIRNIKNTFDIDALAQECCLSSRSLYNLFRRELDMTPGEYLRRLKMECAYRDLSAPLSRSVTEVAIDYGFSNLGRFAQQYRECMGELPSETLRRRRAGAC; encoded by the coding sequence ATGGCAAGTTTGAACCCTGGTGCTGAAATAGAGACGACGTGCGAACACTGGGGTGTGCAAATGCACAGCACTCGGGCTTTGCCAGTACCGGTGCCGCGTGTACTGCGCCGGGAATTCGGCGGGCATGTTAACCCTAGTGTCAACCATGAGTTGGAAAGCAAGCTCACGGCTTGGATCACGGGCAAGTGGACAGCGTTTGATAGCAGCGCCCACGTCTCCGAATTGCAGTGCAAAACCCTGCGGGGGCGGGAATATCTGCAGCTGGTCTGTCACAAGTCTATCGCGGTGCATGGCCGGGTGTTGCCCGGTGAGTTGCTGCTGGTTATTTGTCAGAGTGGCGGTATTAGCGATGGTGATGAATATCTGGGCGCGGGTTGCATGCGTGCGATTCCTGCCGGGAGGCCGGTGTCGCTGTGGTGCCATGAACAGGCCAGAGTGCAACTGCTCCGGATACCCGAGGCCAAGCTGATGCGAACCGTGCTGGGTTTTGGCATGTACTGGCGCGGTGGCCGTTATCAGCCTGGCGATGCGATTGTGTCATCCGAGCACGCTGGTTGTCTGGCGGCGCTGGTGGACGACGTTTTTCGACTGCAGCGCTATCAATTTCAGGAAGAAGCCATTGATGATTACGTACGCCTGTGTGACTTCCTGGTACTGCAGGGCTGGCCGGGCAAAATGACCAGTTTTCATCTGCATCGGTCGATTCAGCATCCGATGCTACGTCTAGCCCGTGACTGGCTGATCCGGAATATAAAAAACACCTTCGATATCGACGCCCTGGCACAAGAGTGCTGCCTGAGTTCCCGCAGTCTGTACAACCTGTTTCGCCGGGAGCTGGACATGACTCCGGGTGAATATCTGCGCCGCCTGAAAATGGAGTGCGCTTACCGAGATCTGTCGGCACCGCTGTCACGCAGTGTCACGGAAGTGGCCATCGATTACGGTTTTTCCAATCTTGGGCGCTTCGCCCAGCAGTATCGTGAATGCATGGGGGAGCTGCCCTCGGAAACATTAAGGCGTCGTCGGGCCGGGGCTTGCTAG
- a CDS encoding 3-phenylpropionate/cinnamic acid dioxygenase subunit beta, whose protein sequence is MFYQSEDFTPVSPDEFHNISMLLAREYRLLDEERFDDWLAMLHPEIHYWMPGMENRRRENPLEHGFFDSQHMALFDDAMRDLKRRVARFQQPSAWAENPATRNVHIVAGIEAFRGAMAGEYVVYSTFQSIRSRGLDEEYVFSGRRYDTWADVDGQLKLKKRLILMPNATLNCKNINTFI, encoded by the coding sequence ATGTTTTATCAAAGTGAGGATTTTACCCCGGTATCTCCAGACGAATTCCATAACATCAGCATGCTGCTGGCGCGTGAATACCGCCTGCTGGATGAAGAACGCTTTGACGACTGGCTGGCCATGTTGCACCCGGAAATCCATTACTGGATGCCGGGCATGGAAAACCGCCGTCGTGAAAATCCACTGGAACACGGTTTCTTTGATTCCCAGCATATGGCGCTATTTGACGATGCCATGCGCGACCTTAAACGTCGTGTTGCCCGTTTTCAGCAGCCGTCGGCCTGGGCCGAAAACCCGGCCACCCGTAACGTGCATATCGTTGCCGGAATCGAAGCCTTTCGTGGCGCAATGGCCGGGGAGTACGTGGTCTATTCCACCTTCCAGAGCATTCGCTCCCGTGGTCTGGACGAAGAGTATGTGTTCAGCGGCCGCCGTTACGATACCTGGGCCGATGTGGACGGTCAGCTGAAGCTGAAAAAGCGTCTGATTCTGATGCCGAACGCGACGCTGAACTGCAAAAACATCAATACCTTTATCTAG
- a CDS encoding SDR family NAD(P)-dependent oxidoreductase: protein MKLMQSKVVLVTGGADGIGRGVVEYMLEQGASVAVMDINADKLATLQAEVSPDILTLQGDVASLADNQALVRLAVERFGKIDSFIGNAALFDYFTPLHKLDDTTLSDTFDRIFRVNVLGYINGVKAAAPELKKTRGSVVLTVSNSGFYPGGGGVLYVASKHAVVGIIKQLGHELAPDIRVNGVSPGATDTSLASVEGVSDRAQPLNSIKGFQEAAANAVPLKRIAAPKDHAHLYLVMASNELSPFTTGNIIHSDGGWAVK, encoded by the coding sequence ATGAAACTCATGCAGTCGAAAGTAGTACTGGTGACGGGCGGAGCCGACGGCATTGGTCGTGGTGTTGTTGAATACATGCTGGAGCAGGGTGCCAGTGTGGCAGTGATGGATATCAACGCCGACAAGCTGGCAACGCTGCAAGCGGAGGTGTCGCCCGACATTCTCACGCTGCAAGGGGATGTGGCTTCGTTGGCCGATAATCAGGCGCTGGTGCGTCTGGCGGTCGAGCGGTTTGGCAAGATCGACAGTTTTATCGGCAACGCCGCACTGTTTGATTATTTCACGCCGTTACACAAGCTCGATGACACGACCCTGAGTGATACCTTCGACCGCATTTTCCGGGTCAATGTGCTGGGCTACATCAATGGCGTCAAGGCCGCTGCCCCGGAGTTAAAGAAAACCCGTGGATCGGTGGTGCTGACGGTATCCAACTCCGGTTTTTATCCGGGTGGTGGTGGCGTACTGTACGTCGCCAGCAAGCATGCGGTGGTGGGTATTATCAAGCAATTGGGACATGAATTGGCCCCGGATATCCGTGTTAACGGTGTGTCACCGGGCGCAACAGATACCAGTCTGGCTTCGGTCGAAGGGGTCTCCGATCGGGCACAGCCATTAAACAGCATCAAGGGGTTTCAGGAGGCTGCAGCCAATGCCGTGCCACTCAAGCGGATTGCAGCCCCCAAAGACCATGCTCACCTGTATCTGGTAATGGCCAGCAATGAGCTGTCACCGTTTACAACCGGTAACATCATTCACAGTGATGGCGGCTGGGCCGTTAAATAA
- the dmpG gene encoding 4-hydroxy-2-oxovalerate aldolase produces the protein MNLQGKSVKLHDMSLRDGMHAKRHQISVDDMVAIACAMDAAGMPLIEVTHGDGLGGASVNYGFPAHSDEEYLGAVIPKMKQAKISALLLPGIGTVDHLKMARELGVSTIRVATHCTEADVSQQHITIAREMDMDTVGFLMMAHMVPAEKILEQARLMVSYGANCIYCTDSAGYMLPDEVSQKIGLLRQELDSRIEIGFHGHHNMAMGVANSLAAIDAGAARIDGSVAGLGAGAGNTPLEVLCAVLDRMGCQTGIDLYQIMDVAEDLITPLMDQIIRIDRDALTLGYAGVYSSFLLFAQRAEKKYGVSARDILVELGKRGTVGGQEDMIEDLALTMAKAKAKG, from the coding sequence ATGAACTTGCAAGGTAAAAGCGTCAAACTCCACGACATGTCCCTGCGCGACGGCATGCACGCCAAACGTCACCAGATCAGCGTTGACGACATGGTCGCCATCGCCTGCGCCATGGACGCCGCCGGCATGCCACTGATCGAAGTCACCCACGGCGACGGCCTCGGCGGTGCCTCGGTGAACTACGGCTTCCCGGCCCACAGCGACGAAGAATACCTCGGTGCCGTGATCCCGAAAATGAAACAGGCGAAAATCTCCGCCCTGCTGCTGCCCGGCATCGGCACCGTTGACCACCTCAAAATGGCCCGAGAACTGGGCGTCTCCACCATTCGCGTGGCGACCCACTGCACCGAAGCCGACGTCTCCCAGCAACACATCACCATCGCCCGTGAAATGGACATGGACACCGTCGGCTTCCTGATGATGGCGCACATGGTACCGGCCGAAAAAATCCTCGAACAAGCCCGACTGATGGTCAGTTACGGAGCCAACTGCATCTACTGCACCGACTCTGCGGGTTACATGCTGCCGGACGAAGTCAGCCAGAAAATCGGCCTGCTGCGGCAAGAACTCGACAGCCGCATCGAAATCGGCTTCCACGGCCACCACAACATGGCCATGGGCGTAGCCAACTCCCTCGCCGCCATCGACGCCGGGGCTGCCCGTATCGACGGCTCAGTCGCTGGTCTGGGTGCCGGAGCGGGTAACACGCCGCTGGAAGTGCTGTGCGCGGTACTCGACCGCATGGGCTGTCAGACCGGCATCGACCTGTACCAAATCATGGACGTTGCCGAAGACCTGATCACGCCATTAATGGATCAGATCATCCGCATCGACCGTGATGCCCTGACCCTGGGTTATGCCGGTGTGTACAGCTCCTTCTTGCTGTTCGCCCAGCGTGCCGAAAAGAAATACGGCGTCAGCGCCCGCGACATCCTGGTGGAACTGGGCAAGCGCGGCACCGTGGGTGGTCAGGAAGACATGATTGAAGATCTGGCGTTAACCATGGCCAAAGCGAAAGCGAAAGGCTAA
- a CDS encoding feruloyl-CoA synthase, with product MGTQSVFEQLPTPLASVSTDDQGVIIMESDMALLPYARCVGDWLEKWAQQTPDAILVGEPLRLANPEAEGWRTLTYQAFRDQVRQLAQGMLTLGLSPQRPVLILSGNSIDHALIKMAAMHVGVPVTSLSVAYSMFAGKYDRLVAAVERLTPGLIFAEQGQTFAQPLASLKGDHQVVVSSGLEALADVQQPVMLLATLADAQVTALVDERFAEINPETPAKYMLTSGSTGHPKIVVVTQRMMCSNQQMIAQCYPFVEATPPVVLDWLPWSHTFGTNHNFNLVLRNGGSLYIDDGRPMPGMVEKTVANIREIKPTLFFNVPKGYEALLPMLQQDKSLASAFFENLQLVFYAAASLSEPVWKALKALAAEQGKDPLFSTEWGSTETAPANTNVNWRLDKAGNIGIPMPGVALKFVPNGSKLELRVKGPNVFKEYLHDREKTIDSFDRDGFYKIGDAGRLADPTNPSAGVLFDGRVSEDFKLSTGTWVCVATMRKRVVEAFDGLVSDALITGHDQDYIGLVVFPSPGIYQLGGDSSGQMAAADLLANPSLQQAFVAALDVVNAQAKGSSQRIAKVVLADQAPSLDLGEVTDKGNLNQRKLLDTRKDLIASLYADNHSPLNAGAMIAI from the coding sequence ATGGGTACTCAATCCGTGTTTGAACAACTGCCAACACCGTTGGCATCGGTCAGCACTGATGACCAGGGTGTCATTATCATGGAATCGGATATGGCGCTGTTGCCATATGCGCGTTGTGTCGGTGACTGGCTGGAAAAATGGGCGCAACAGACCCCGGATGCGATTCTGGTTGGTGAGCCTCTGCGGTTGGCGAATCCAGAGGCTGAAGGGTGGCGAACCCTGACCTATCAGGCCTTTCGTGATCAGGTACGGCAGCTGGCCCAAGGGATGCTGACGCTGGGCTTGTCGCCACAGCGACCGGTATTAATTCTGTCGGGCAACTCGATTGACCATGCCCTGATCAAGATGGCAGCCATGCATGTCGGTGTGCCGGTTACTTCCTTATCGGTCGCCTATTCGATGTTTGCGGGCAAATACGACCGCTTGGTCGCCGCCGTTGAGCGTTTGACGCCAGGACTGATTTTCGCAGAGCAGGGGCAGACATTTGCCCAACCGCTGGCGTCTTTGAAGGGGGATCATCAAGTGGTGGTGTCATCCGGTCTTGAGGCGCTGGCAGACGTGCAACAACCCGTGATGTTGCTGGCCACACTGGCAGATGCCCAGGTAACCGCGCTGGTCGATGAGCGCTTTGCTGAGATTAACCCTGAAACGCCAGCCAAATACATGCTGACCTCAGGCTCCACCGGACACCCCAAAATCGTTGTGGTGACCCAGCGCATGATGTGCTCCAACCAGCAGATGATTGCCCAGTGTTATCCCTTTGTTGAAGCCACGCCGCCGGTCGTACTCGACTGGCTACCCTGGAGTCATACCTTCGGCACCAATCACAATTTTAATCTGGTCTTGCGTAATGGCGGCTCACTCTACATTGATGACGGCCGCCCGATGCCCGGCATGGTGGAAAAAACCGTCGCCAATATTCGCGAGATCAAACCCACGCTGTTTTTTAACGTCCCCAAAGGCTACGAAGCGCTGCTGCCGATGTTGCAGCAGGACAAGTCCCTGGCAAGCGCCTTTTTTGAAAACCTGCAACTGGTGTTTTATGCCGCCGCGTCCTTGTCTGAACCGGTTTGGAAGGCCCTGAAAGCATTGGCTGCGGAACAGGGCAAGGATCCTCTGTTTTCAACCGAGTGGGGTTCGACAGAGACGGCCCCGGCCAATACCAATGTCAATTGGCGCCTCGATAAGGCGGGTAATATTGGTATACCCATGCCCGGTGTGGCGCTTAAGTTTGTTCCCAACGGCAGCAAGTTGGAGCTGCGGGTCAAAGGCCCGAATGTATTCAAGGAATATTTGCACGACCGTGAGAAGACGATTGACAGTTTCGATCGGGATGGCTTCTACAAAATTGGTGATGCCGGTCGCCTGGCTGACCCGACCAACCCGTCGGCGGGTGTGCTGTTCGACGGTCGGGTGTCGGAAGATTTTAAATTATCCACCGGCACTTGGGTGTGCGTCGCAACCATGCGCAAACGCGTGGTGGAAGCCTTTGACGGACTGGTGTCGGATGCCCTGATTACTGGTCACGATCAGGATTATATCGGCCTGGTGGTTTTTCCGAGTCCGGGTATTTACCAACTCGGTGGAGATAGCAGTGGGCAGATGGCAGCGGCGGACTTGCTGGCCAATCCATCCTTGCAGCAAGCCTTTGTTGCAGCCCTGGATGTTGTGAATGCCCAGGCCAAGGGCTCATCCCAGCGTATTGCCAAAGTCGTGTTGGCCGATCAGGCACCTTCGCTTGATCTGGGTGAAGTCACCGACAAAGGTAATCTGAATCAGCGCAAGTTACTGGACACCCGTAAGGATCTGATCGCCAGCCTGTATGCAGACAACCATTCCCCTCTTAACGCCGGTGCGATGATAGCCATCTAA
- a CDS encoding acetaldehyde dehydrogenase (acetylating), producing MSKKLKAVIIGPGNIGTDLLMKMQRSEWIEPVWMVGIDPESEGLKRAATMGIKTCATGVDGILEQVIADDIRVAFDATSAYVHAENSRKLNALGVIMIDLTPAAIGPFCVPPVNLAAHAKNLEMNVNMVTCGGQATIPMVAAVSRVQAVDYGEIIATVSSKSVGPGTRQNIDEFTRTTAGAVSKVGGAKQGKAIIIINPAEPPLMMRDTVHCLTESEPDRDAITASVHAMVADVQKYVPGYRLVNGPVFDGNRVSMFMEVEGLGDFLPKYAGNLDIMTAAGLRTAEMFAEEAANGTITLPARGE from the coding sequence ATGAGTAAAAAACTCAAAGCGGTCATTATTGGCCCAGGTAACATCGGCACCGACCTGCTGATGAAAATGCAACGTTCCGAATGGATTGAACCGGTCTGGATGGTGGGCATTGACCCGGAATCCGAAGGCCTCAAACGCGCCGCCACGATGGGCATCAAAACCTGCGCCACCGGCGTCGATGGCATACTCGAACAGGTAATCGCCGACGACATTCGTGTCGCCTTTGACGCCACCTCCGCCTACGTGCATGCGGAAAACTCGCGCAAGCTCAACGCGCTGGGGGTGATCATGATCGACCTCACCCCAGCGGCCATTGGCCCGTTCTGCGTGCCGCCGGTGAACCTTGCCGCGCACGCCAAAAACCTCGAAATGAACGTCAACATGGTCACTTGTGGCGGCCAGGCCACCATCCCCATGGTGGCGGCAGTGTCCCGCGTACAAGCGGTTGACTACGGCGAAATCATCGCCACCGTGTCGTCCAAATCCGTTGGCCCCGGCACCCGCCAGAACATCGACGAATTCACCCGCACTACCGCCGGTGCAGTGTCCAAAGTCGGCGGTGCCAAACAAGGCAAAGCCATCATCATCATCAACCCGGCTGAACCGCCACTGATGATGCGCGACACCGTCCACTGCCTCACCGAAAGCGAACCGGATCGTGATGCCATCACCGCATCGGTTCACGCCATGGTTGCTGACGTACAAAAATACGTACCCGGTTACCGCCTGGTCAACGGCCCGGTGTTTGACGGCAACCGCGTCTCCATGTTTATGGAAGTGGAAGGCCTGGGCGACTTCCTGCCCAAATACGCCGGTAACCTCGACATCATGACCGCCGCCGGACTGCGTACCGCCGAAATGTTTGCCGAAGAAGCCGCCAACGGCACCATCACACTGCCAGCACGTGGCGAATAA
- a CDS encoding aromatic ring-hydroxylating dioxygenase subunit alpha, which produces MTTMIKTVDVTTALSDVDRFCDIPNARISGEIFHRQDIYEQELEKVFARCWLFVAHESQFKKAGDYIATTMGEDDVIVVRQKDGSHRAFINACPHRGNKVCFSESGNARGFICNYHGWSFDIAGNLIGQHESGIYESSNFDASKWGLREVALIDSYKGLIFANFDADAPSLKEYLGPMAWYFDALFDNQEGGTEFVGGCIRSTMDCNWKIAAENFVGDILHAGWTHDSAARAMLGGAVSKVSDFDESYSVNWHGHGYEFALDTVGNVAVLGESALNKYLHTIKPSVAERLGDFRSNMIGSVSSATIFPNFSFLPGQNTIRVWQPRGPNKIELYTWVLVNKSAPEEIKEKWRKGAMMTFSPTGVFEMDDGENWEYCTKTARGKVTAKQDLYVGLGQDSLLQETDLPANVYSGQLNEANSRAFYQFWSDLLKAPSWNDVPNRNVGRVEAGVAAERCELKEAK; this is translated from the coding sequence ATGACTACAATGATAAAAACCGTCGACGTTACCACAGCACTGAGTGATGTGGATCGTTTCTGCGACATCCCCAATGCCCGTATTTCCGGTGAAATCTTTCACCGACAGGATATTTACGAGCAAGAGTTGGAAAAAGTTTTTGCCCGTTGCTGGTTGTTTGTGGCACACGAATCCCAGTTCAAAAAGGCCGGGGATTATATTGCCACCACCATGGGCGAAGATGACGTGATTGTGGTGCGTCAGAAAGACGGCAGCCACCGCGCCTTTATCAACGCTTGCCCGCATCGTGGCAACAAGGTGTGTTTTTCCGAATCCGGTAATGCGCGCGGTTTTATCTGTAACTATCACGGTTGGTCGTTTGATATTGCCGGTAACCTGATTGGCCAGCATGAATCTGGTATCTACGAGAGCAGCAATTTTGATGCCTCGAAATGGGGGCTGCGGGAAGTTGCTCTGATCGACAGCTACAAGGGACTGATCTTTGCCAACTTCGATGCCGACGCACCGTCGCTGAAAGAGTATCTCGGCCCGATGGCCTGGTATTTCGACGCCTTGTTCGATAACCAGGAAGGTGGTACTGAATTTGTCGGTGGCTGTATTCGTTCCACCATGGACTGTAACTGGAAAATTGCCGCCGAAAACTTTGTCGGCGACATTCTGCATGCCGGTTGGACACATGACTCCGCTGCCCGTGCGATGTTGGGTGGTGCGGTATCCAAGGTGAGCGATTTCGACGAGTCCTATTCCGTTAACTGGCATGGCCATGGTTACGAATTCGCGCTGGATACCGTCGGCAACGTGGCCGTTTTGGGCGAAAGTGCGCTCAATAAATATCTCCACACCATCAAGCCATCGGTGGCTGAACGCTTGGGTGACTTCCGTTCCAATATGATTGGCTCGGTATCGTCGGCGACGATTTTCCCCAACTTCTCCTTCCTGCCGGGCCAGAACACCATTCGGGTGTGGCAGCCACGGGGGCCGAACAAGATCGAACTCTATACCTGGGTGCTGGTGAACAAGTCGGCTCCGGAAGAGATCAAGGAAAAGTGGCGCAAGGGCGCGATGATGACCTTCTCGCCCACCGGCGTGTTTGAAATGGACGATGGCGAAAACTGGGAATACTGCACCAAAACCGCTCGTGGCAAGGTAACCGCCAAACAGGATCTGTACGTCGGCCTGGGTCAGGATTCGTTGCTGCAAGAAACCGATCTGCCTGCCAACGTCTACAGCGGCCAGCTGAATGAAGCCAACTCCCGCGCTTTTTACCAGTTCTGGAGTGATTTGCTGAAAGCACCAAGCTGGAACGATGTTCCCAACCGTAATGTCGGTCGTGTCGAAGCCGGAGTCGCGGCTGAGCGCTGCGAACTCAAGGAGGCAAAGTGA
- a CDS encoding 2-keto-4-pentenoate hydratase yields the protein MSLDLKAIADELLTARLDCQPVAPITARYHGLSVEDAYAIQTLISEQRLLRGERIVGYKVGLTSVAVQQQLGVSEPDFGLVFASMEVRKDQPLDSSRLIAAKAEGEIGFVFNRDIEHTDITLTELKSAIDYFFPVVEVVDSAIADWKITLIDTVADNASSGLYIPGDSRYSPDGVDFAELEIVIRGEGVNVAGRGAACLGNPLYATQWLVRKMVSLGRPIRRGQLVLSGALAPMVPVVAGQTLQFDFKGLESIAVTAI from the coding sequence GTGTCTTTGGATCTGAAAGCAATTGCGGATGAGCTGCTGACGGCTCGTCTTGACTGTCAGCCTGTGGCTCCGATTACAGCCCGTTATCACGGCCTCAGCGTTGAAGATGCCTACGCCATCCAGACCCTGATCAGTGAACAACGGCTGCTTCGGGGTGAACGGATCGTGGGTTACAAGGTTGGCCTGACGTCGGTCGCAGTGCAGCAACAACTGGGGGTCAGTGAACCGGACTTCGGTCTGGTGTTTGCCAGTATGGAAGTCCGTAAGGATCAGCCGCTGGATAGCTCCCGCTTGATCGCGGCCAAAGCCGAAGGTGAAATCGGTTTTGTTTTTAATCGCGATATAGAACATACCGATATCACCCTCACTGAATTGAAATCCGCCATTGATTATTTCTTTCCGGTTGTGGAAGTCGTGGATTCGGCGATTGCCGACTGGAAAATTACCCTGATCGATACGGTTGCCGATAACGCCTCATCCGGTTTGTATATTCCTGGCGATAGCCGATATTCACCCGATGGCGTTGATTTTGCCGAGCTGGAAATCGTTATTCGGGGTGAGGGCGTCAATGTTGCTGGACGGGGGGCCGCTTGTCTGGGGAATCCGCTTTACGCTACCCAGTGGCTGGTACGCAAAATGGTATCCCTGGGACGGCCGATTCGTCGGGGCCAGTTGGTATTGTCAGGGGCATTGGCTCCGATGGTACCGGTGGTTGCCGGACAAACCCTGCAGTTTGATTTCAAGGGGCTGGAGTCCATTGCAGTGACGGCGATCTAA
- a CDS encoding alpha/beta fold hydrolase — protein MNESERKFVTASGHQTAYFECGSGEPLLLLHGSGPGVSGWTNWGGVMAELGQHFHVYVPDIAGFGFTEFKEGTTYDIKFWVNHLVEFMDAVGIDKASLVGNSFGGAVGVGLGVFAPARLNKLVLLGTPAGTFVQTPGLAGAWLYEPTVANMRQLMELFPYNTALITDELLQSRFEASNRPGAQEALRKLLPKPNDEGETLVKGFPEPALQKITAQTLVLHGREDKVVPLECGIRLVQNIPNADLFVFGQCGHWVQTEQRTKFIRMVTLFVGE, from the coding sequence ATGAATGAATCAGAACGCAAGTTTGTCACGGCATCCGGTCATCAGACGGCTTACTTTGAATGTGGAAGTGGTGAGCCGCTGTTGTTGTTACATGGCTCTGGCCCCGGCGTTTCTGGCTGGACCAACTGGGGTGGTGTGATGGCTGAACTGGGCCAGCACTTTCATGTGTATGTGCCGGATATTGCCGGTTTTGGCTTTACCGAGTTCAAGGAAGGCACCACCTACGACATCAAGTTCTGGGTCAATCACCTGGTCGAATTTATGGATGCTGTTGGCATCGACAAGGCCTCGCTGGTGGGTAATTCATTTGGTGGTGCTGTGGGTGTCGGGCTGGGTGTATTTGCTCCGGCGCGGCTGAACAAACTGGTGTTACTGGGTACTCCGGCGGGCACCTTTGTCCAGACTCCGGGTCTGGCCGGTGCCTGGCTGTATGAGCCAACGGTGGCCAACATGCGCCAGCTGATGGAGCTGTTCCCCTATAACACTGCGCTGATTACTGACGAACTGTTGCAGTCCCGTTTTGAAGCCAGTAATCGTCCAGGCGCTCAGGAAGCGCTGCGCAAGTTGTTGCCAAAGCCCAACGACGAAGGCGAGACCCTGGTGAAGGGCTTTCCGGAACCGGCATTACAAAAAATCACCGCCCAGACGCTGGTATTACACGGCCGCGAAGACAAGGTCGTACCACTGGAATGCGGTATTCGTTTGGTGCAAAACATCCCCAATGCCGATCTGTTTGTGTTTGGTCAGTGTGGCCACTGGGTACAGACCGAACAGCGCACCAAGTTCATCCGCATGGTCACCCTGTTTGTTGGTGAGTAA